The genomic segment AGCCTTATTCAGATCTTCCTATGGAAAATGTTCATCTTATGTAAATTTTTGTATCGGCTCAGATTCATTATTCATGAATTGGGTCAGCTTTCACATATTTACCTTTATGTTCCATTTGCGCCAGACTCTGGACTAGTGGTTTTAACTTTTTTGGCGGGGTGTAGCCCCAATAAACATTTCTGGGGCTCAATAAATATCTGTGCAATTGAATATATGTTTATTCTAGGATTATATTTGTTACTCTAAAATTGGCCAATCAAAAAAAGTGAAACAACATCTTGGCGCGGAACACCTGAAGGTCTTTGACGGAACGCTAGTGAACACACATTATATGATTATATCATACCAGTGTATTTGATTATACTTAAACAATATACAGAAAATAATACAGACCACCGGATTAGACTGTAAACTTCCGAAATCCCTGAGCAGTACTGTCGAAACTCGAATTGAACAACACTGATCTGCAGGGACTGCCGAGTTTTTGTGAGGAACAGAATATATCCATTTCGCCTTTATCCAGTCTTATTTATCATACTCTGCGTGGCTTGGTGTTACTTAAGATATTCAACTTGCAGCgccagaaaaaaataaatcaccACCAGCCGCTAAGTCTATCTTTGTAATATGATAATATTCAACATTGCAACAATCGAATATAACTAAGATAACGGACATCTTCCATTCAGCAAAACCAGCCCGTTATGCAATGCATCTGACTACACCACAGCACAAGTGACACAAGTAGGTCCAGCGAATCTAGTTTAAGGAAAAAATGTGATACATCCCCAAGCGGAATCGGTTCGATTGGACATTGCTGTACAATTATTTCTAAGTCTGCCATTTCAAGATCTTCAAAAACATGTGACTTGTTCCCATGATTACGTCATTCAGAATATCTGTTTATTGATTTTTAGATAAAAATCAGTTGCTTGATACCTGTCTTGGtacaaaaatgataagaatTTTCCAATGACGTTTGtctataataaaatgttaactacGGGGCATCAAATCCTGTATAGAACTGGATCAAAAATACAGTATTTCATTTAGACTTATTATTTCTCTACCCAAGGCGTGAAAAATTATCGGAACATATGCTCATGGTCACCCAATGTCTGAGTCACTACGACTACAGCTGCTACAGGGTTAATGCTCACTGCCAGAACAGTACTGCTGACCTTCGGCCTTTAATAGTCCATATGTTATAACTGATATTGTATTAAGCGAACTGTTAAGGGTAGTTGGAACATTTTAGATATGatgggattttcatatttatcccaatgACAGGAAAAGCCGATAGTTCCCATACATTTGCATCCGCATATTTCATCacccggttccattacatttgaacccacgtacatttgaacccatgacaatttcacctgtatgctattgcacctatggaattttttttgtttcacggataggtaaacccatactaaccctaacccatgggttttatcacccgcatatagattcaacccgtggatatacgcatgggttcaaatgtacatgggttcaaatgtacggtcacctcatCACCCACATACAGATTGTCCCCATACACATTTGCGGCTTAGTACATTTGAAACCACCGACGTTTGCatccatgtacatttgcacccatgtaaatttgcacccacggatatttgcacccaagtacatttgcacccagtGCATTTTCAACCGCGGACATAtgcagttttttttatattcgctCAAGATGAGTGAACTTGATGTTCAAGGCAGTCGACAAGTAGCCTAACCTACTAGAGGTTACTTGGACCCCGACGGGAGTATTCCAAGGAGAAGTGTGGTAACAGCTGCATGCAGTGGCTTAGCAAGagcctcccccccccccccgcaaaaatattttgtggaaatgaccctaaaaactctcggacataaactaaaacaacgcttttttatttcgtcaaaaagcaatGACATGTCGCTATTAGATGGCAGTGGTAatctaaaatttgccgtttattttggttactttaatttttttcatacgttcttcctcttctgcccttttttcgcgtttctgtgcgccactgagaggttttgctttcgacatcattctgacagtcttcgtaattttgccggtgcgatcaaaccacaagacgccgaaaatcgacgattccctggcattgttacgtaacaaaacgattttaacagaactaacatcaacgttataagatgtgcattactggttttgcaatgcagcttttggttttgcggcctgaatttctaaattctaaccgcttgggcccctttgcgctgtgggccctcccgcgaccgcgcgggttgcgggggtggatgctacgccactggctGCATGGTAATCAACATTAAATGAAAAGTGCGTTTTCAATGCTTGACGGCGCCGTCCGAATtgtcatttgaaaaaatgaactaACAATCATATCTTATCACAGTAAATACGTCAAAAacgatacaaaaaaaaaatttcgtgaAAATATCACTTTGCCCACTATGGTGTACATCTGGGAAGCGTTTTGTTTGATAAAACTCGCACCTGCTGATTTCCCGTGGAAAATTTTTAGGGATACTAAAATGTGATGACTCATCGAAAACGTTATAAAGTGGTGAGTCAACAAAACCCTCACGCTTTATTCGAGATTTGCCAAGGCGCCTCATTTTGCGCCGCGCTGTTCTTGTTCAGACCAGTATACCGGTCCTGATTCTTAAAATGagttattcataattttatcaCGTCTATTCAATAAATGTTTGTATTAATCCCTTGTTGGAGATATACTACCGTTTCCAGCTTTTAAAAACCTGGGAATCGAACGGGTCCCGGTAAGTATCACATCAATGTTCTTCTGCAAATTATTAATGAAGTGAGAGTTCAATGCGTTGTGAATGATCACCGGCTAGATTGCGTATTGTGGTGGTTGTCACGTTCACATATCAGTAATGAGTAAAAAGCCCACTGTTCGAAATTGGGAGAAAGCAAATACTTTACTCTAAATTTGCTGTGACGTTTTTTCACGTATATGGAGTGACAATTTCTTTTACCTTCATGTACAAATGTACCTCAACGATTAAAAGTGTGCAAAATATATAGATCGATGTACACAAGTACAGAAATTTATGCTTGGTTTGATAATGCATCCCAAAGTGGATCTTTTGTATAAAGCCCTTTCCACTCATTCAAAGATGTGAAAAAacacgttttaaaataagaaattagtaattattcagttagggTTTGAGTTAGGAATGAtctgaatttccagcgcaatctatattcctaaccctaaccggaTAATTACTGATATTGAGCGTTGGCGAGGGCGTATGTTTGGCGGGGGCTTCCTACAAAAATCCCTCATAGTTGTACGTCACTCGAATATCTTTCATGTGTACAGGAAAATCACTAAACACCCACAACAACAGACTACATTGCAGAAACTCGTCTACAGCATTAGATTGAGTTTTAAAGCGGAGATAACTGAAGGAACAATCACAAAAGGGGAAGCCGGTTTGGATAAAGTATCGGCACAGCAATATATAAACACATTTCAGGTAAGAGAGATAGTTATGTCAAAGATTTAGTGGAAAAATTGACGCCATAGAGCAATATTGCATACAAATCGCTAATGCACATTCTACGAggtcaataaagaaatatattgaCGATTCTAATGGCATTGTCTGATAATAGCAGATATGTAACTAGAAGCAATCTCAAATTTTGCTAAATTAGGATTGTGAGCAAGCAAACAGGATTATCATTGAGAAATATAAGCATCGagctaaaaaatatttatcgcttaaataacaaaatgaaaagaGCGATGTATTGCATCTTTAACAACTAATTGAATACTTCTTATACCATTTAATATTACGCCAGTGACTAATAACGCAGACTATTTCTTTTCAAATGGAAAACCATTCTTTTTCTTTATTTGAATTTCTTAGTTACACAtatatggtggcccatcgttgtcacaggtaaaattttaaaaaaaatgaaaaattaaatgaaaaacccaaaataaaagtaaaataaaaaactaggtctgaaaaaacataaaaaaaaatgcaaaaaataattaaaaataaaaacgaaaataaaatgaaaacgaaataaaaaagagcaaaaaaaaaaaatgaaaaaaaaaacgtgaataaaaaagaaatataaacggttgacaacgatgggccgcctcgtggcccatcgttgtcacgcgtttttattttgagaaaatttgctccGGCTTGGGACCAATGTTGtcatgcataatcctacgcgcacaaacggtgttccctgggtttctaactcattactgattttcttgagcaatattcaataaatttgatatgcaaatattctataaattctccatgatacaagttcaactagaagtaatatacagtatatatttaaaatattgataagagaatatagaattgaacacggaaattcgaaaaatttgtttttacgtgtaaaaggtaattgaattggagaatTCTGCTTAAATGCTCAGTCGTCCGGACACTCGTGCGATACCGATATCGTCTGATCGTACCCGGTACCCAGCATACAGTCACTCATGAAACGagtgggagatacggatagtctagtAGAATGATATGGTGAATCAAGggatggattgaaataaatggttgagcccGCGCGATTCATCATTCGTCTggataaattgtatttttcgctataAAGCTATTAAAGTTTTTTATGGGGAACGGTAGACTGCAGTGCCTGATCTGGTAATACATAAGTGACTCGGAttatttggtatttcaattcacgtcaAAACTGAATCATGAAGAATAGATCATCGTCATATGACCTGATATCGGTACCCTGATACAGGTACTGGCCGCATATGATTTACGGGGAATTGATAATTTGTTTTGTCCTCCGTGTCCACAGATTTGAGCTTAGCTCTCTGGTTGaatttaatttcagtttttgaaaataaatcacaaaaacaacCCAACTGGTATGTTATGTCTGGGACGAAAAAGAAGAATCGTGAGGATGAAAATCGGAAATACCAAAAAGGATGGGGAAGAGTTGTACTTCTTTGTTCAAGTAAGAGACAGCGCTGTATGCTTAATATGCCGCGAATGAGTCTTATAGTTTGAACAGACACTTCCATCCCAGGCACAGCGAAATTACCAACCTAAGTGCTGGGGTGCGAGAGGTCAAGCTACAGTTGCTGAAAAGCAATATGAGAACTcagcaaaaaaattttctgaagCCTTTAGCAGAATCAACCGCAATTGTTAATGCTAGTTTGCGCATATGTCTcactattgcaaaaaaaaaacgccaaTGTATAATATTACTTGAATGTTGTGCATTAAAgtttagttgaatttcatggTGTGAAGTCAAGACAAGGCTGTTCATGACAACCATTGCGGTGATACCTAGAGCCTCTAACCATTTTCGAAACATTCTTATATTGGAGAAGGCAAAAACCGCTTCGAGGttgaggcgcagttcttactacttcatggcagctcccgccacgaacgaaccgatggcggctcttgccatggtttatggcactattaccggtatattcacaaagtcatgtgcaccagattttagtttatcatgcggaattatatctacctAAACCCGAAACCTAaacccaaatccatcaaaactgtattcataagaaaaaGATTCCAACccacccaatatttgtcaccatcaggggcaaCCTGCCACTACAGCCgacatgccgtggttacggcagcaaagttttacccgccattggttttcaatttacCCGCCATTGGTACCCACTTTGCTGCCGTGGTAACGGCATCtcgccattggtttgtggcagataaaaagtcagtcgccacgggtttggccatagcggccatggtttggaaattccgctatggttttgcggcagcttcagaCGCCGCAAAATACATAATACTACACTTGCCGATGTTACTTTTCCTAACATAAGTAGGACTTTGAATCAATAGAAACATTATATTAATCAATGTCTTTCACCATCCAAGCACAAATTTTATGCGGTTCTTGTATCTTTTCGAATATTTTGTTTCCAGTGAGAGGATCAATATATTCGTGATAAGATACATTCCCTCTCTGTTTGTATCCAAGTTTTGTTGTTGCCATAATTGTGAAAGCACTAGTGCAAATTACTGAGAGATATAAACAACTATTCTTTTTCGCAAGTTCTTCAGTCCTGGAAATAACAAACGCGATTAAACAAGATATTTCGGGGGTCTTGGGTCTGACAAATTACCTCAACTTTTCAGAAaggaattcaaatatccatttACTTGTTTTCTGAATATTAACTCGGGCAATCGTCGTTAAAACATTTAGTCTCTAAAATTTGGAAATTGTCGATGAAATGAATTGGGCGAACCAACTGACAAGTTGTTGATTCTTGGTTTGTATTATCTTATATTATCATTAGTCAATAGAAGTTCAAATATGGCGCAAATCTTCAATACCTTTTGTAAAGATGAGTTGCAATACCACGGTTTGTGAAGTCTTGTCTCACGGCCGTCAAAAATAGTTCGAGATAATGATCTGACCCGAACTCTTCACAGAGTTCTTTTTTGTGGATAGATTTTAGAAACTGTGAAGTTCAGATATAAGTTAGTATCTTTGAATCATATTATAACGAAAATTTGCGATGCAGTCATTcaactaaaataatattattcggATTTTGCTAATATTTGAGGACCATATAACTaacatataaatttaaaaaatatgttcGCGTTCCTAAGGTTTTCTGTTAGAGCGTTTCAATGTCTGAAAACTCTGGGTCTATAAATatacagaaataaaatgaacTATTTATAAACACTCAAATTATCAATCAGTTTATTTTTGTATTCGTCCAGTGCACGACAAAACCATAATTTTCATTTGGTGAATATAAAACTACAGGTATAAGGGTAATTGCAATGCAGAAGGCGTCTATAACGCGCCCtgccttttttttttcaagcatTCCATGTCTCTAGCCGCGTTGAAAATGATGCTCAAATTTTAGAATACGCTTTCAATTTACAGGGGTACATAAATATAAGAATCtgatttgaagaaaaatgcatttgaaaaaatatttattactgTTTACAGAATCAAAATGTAATTCCTCTATTTGCTTTTGACAGGAGTACATTCTTACACTTATGCTGTATATCATTTTCAATTGGAGGAAAAATTATTGGGCCAAGGCATACCTGCACTGATTCGACAATAAATGCTCAAAATACTGGATGAGAGACTATTCATTAAAATATCGTATCTTAGTACATAATATGAGTAATAATTGCTACCagaataattaatttaattagttAAAATAATGCGACCAACCACCAAAAGTTGCTTCATTTCCAGTGGCTGATTTTCAAACGGAGGTAGAATTGGTTTCTCCATGCCACTAAGTAAATTGATTCGTACTGCACACATTTCTCCTGA from the Styela clava chromosome 5, kaStyClav1.hap1.2, whole genome shotgun sequence genome contains:
- the LOC120345071 gene encoding uncharacterized protein LOC120345071 yields the protein MTSKYTDIEYRILEAQDFTTTMEFILENFATKEPTTFHLNIQRGTFEEYFSPLIKTAISYGVSIGVYKKSSGEMCAVRINLLSGMEKPILPPFENQPLEMKQLLVFLKSIHKKELCEEFGSDHYLELFLTAVRQDFTNRGIATHLYKRTEELAKKNSCLYLSVICTSAFTIMATTKLGYKQRGNVSYHEYIDPLTGNKIFEKIQEPHKICAWMVKDID